A genomic stretch from Leptospira licerasiae serovar Varillal str. VAR 010 includes:
- the fcpA gene encoding flagellar coiling protein FcpA, with the protein MKVMKTIFVLLAVVGLNLSLFAQNQGGQDTTDAKAAADKIDELLKGELVPEDDDKNLTEEAKKRKKEIQEQEAIWKNPDFKGYDKNFQELHQLSKAFANNKFRLALTSYQSGVNTVLKMREAVEQYRKEEAEKKRLDEKWYWQKVDRKAREDRVVSRQKLEAKQQALNYFTKAINHLDEIKNPDLRERAEFKRLLSDVYRSWIVTEYDLQNLPQCIPILELYIEVNENEKEYPAHKYLASCYAFEENMIKKYGGASEDQMFKFRHKKNIHLLRATELKYGKDSPEYKHIVALINKDEVISVRP; encoded by the coding sequence ATGAAGGTGATGAAGACTATATTCGTTCTTCTGGCCGTGGTCGGACTCAACCTCTCCTTGTTCGCACAGAACCAAGGGGGGCAGGATACGACAGATGCCAAGGCGGCAGCTGATAAGATCGACGAACTGCTGAAAGGTGAGCTCGTTCCGGAAGACGACGACAAGAATCTAACGGAAGAAGCTAAGAAACGTAAAAAAGAAATCCAGGAGCAGGAAGCGATCTGGAAGAACCCTGACTTCAAAGGTTACGACAAGAACTTCCAAGAACTCCATCAGCTTTCTAAGGCTTTCGCGAACAACAAGTTCCGCCTGGCCCTGACTAGCTATCAATCCGGAGTGAATACCGTCCTCAAGATGAGGGAAGCTGTTGAGCAGTACCGTAAAGAGGAAGCGGAGAAGAAACGTCTAGACGAGAAATGGTATTGGCAAAAGGTCGACCGCAAAGCTCGCGAGGATCGTGTCGTTTCCCGCCAAAAGTTGGAAGCTAAACAACAAGCATTGAATTATTTCACCAAGGCAATCAATCATTTGGATGAGATCAAGAACCCGGATTTACGTGAACGTGCCGAGTTCAAGAGACTACTTTCCGATGTATATAGATCTTGGATTGTTACTGAATACGATCTACAAAACTTACCTCAGTGTATTCCTATACTGGAACTCTACATCGAGGTTAATGAAAACGAGAAAGAATACCCAGCTCACAAGTATCTTGCAAGCTGCTACGCTTTCGAGGAAAACATGATCAAGAAATACGGTGGAGCAAGCGAAGACCAGATGTTCAAATTCCGTCACAAGAAAAACATCCACCTTCTCCGCGCTACCGAGCTGAAATATGGAAAGGATTCTCCGGAATACAAACACATCGTTGCTTTGATTAACAAAGACGAAGTGATTTCGGTTCGCCCATAA
- the zapE gene encoding AFG1/ZapE family ATPase, with amino-acid sequence MNLKNLTPIREGSPSCKFCTGVGFLLEENVKNSSSGVLVLCSCVGESCPCGGKAPYMVYDESQNRMLPCVCHNARIELGRIEYLVKKAGIPSRYRYRTLDRMELNVDAPGKDGFLIAHNWAHDLIKDWSKGDKKLEGLYLWGGTGSGKTLLACAILNELIFNYGTECKYAKINRDFLSTIRDSYQKESELHGMEQTIKKQFTDVEVLVLDDFGANKESDWANSQLYDLIDTRYEEEKLTILTSNIPPTDWKDKAEGRIFSRLMEMAHPLHLDCPDYRLSHSAFGTQ; translated from the coding sequence ATGAATTTAAAGAATTTAACCCCGATCCGAGAAGGTTCTCCCAGCTGCAAGTTCTGCACAGGCGTCGGATTTCTTTTGGAAGAGAATGTAAAGAATTCCAGCTCCGGAGTTCTGGTACTTTGTTCCTGCGTGGGAGAATCTTGTCCTTGCGGCGGCAAAGCTCCATACATGGTCTACGATGAAAGCCAAAATAGAATGTTACCTTGCGTATGTCATAACGCTAGAATTGAACTTGGTAGGATCGAATATTTGGTAAAAAAGGCGGGTATCCCTTCTAGATACAGATACCGAACTCTGGATCGAATGGAATTGAACGTAGATGCTCCCGGTAAAGACGGATTTTTAATCGCTCACAACTGGGCTCACGATTTGATCAAAGATTGGAGCAAGGGAGATAAAAAATTAGAAGGTCTGTATCTCTGGGGAGGAACAGGTTCCGGTAAAACCTTACTTGCATGCGCAATCTTAAACGAACTTATTTTTAATTACGGAACCGAGTGTAAATACGCAAAGATCAATCGGGACTTTCTTTCTACCATTCGTGATAGTTATCAAAAAGAAAGTGAACTCCATGGAATGGAACAGACGATCAAAAAACAATTCACTGATGTGGAAGTTTTGGTCTTAGACGATTTCGGGGCCAACAAAGAATCTGATTGGGCAAACTCTCAATTGTACGACTTAATAGATACCAGATACGAAGAAGAAAAATTAACCATTCTTACTTCTAATATTCCCCCCACGGATTGGAAAGACAAAGCAGAAGGACGGATTTTTTCTAGGCTCATGGAAATG